A genomic window from Treponema maltophilum ATCC 51939 includes:
- a CDS encoding VanW family protein — protein MRGAYWALHRSRFAKQTKIPLEQVKRDFPYIAASHSSPIFRNLSKEDAALQNGKAENLALAAQRVNGTLVKSGEVFSFWRLIGNPTKRRGFKSGMMLVNGKPSARIGGGLCALSNLIYWMTLHTPLTVTERFRHSYDVFPDSNRTVPFGSGATCVYNYRDLMIQNNTAADFALFVWLENGMLCGQWRSNAPIGDKYEVYQKSHAITCEGAGIYVRHNTLYRKHFAVHSGARTLIADEKITENHALMMYEPLLERGTEKEP, from the coding sequence ATGCGCGGCGCGTATTGGGCGCTACACCGCTCCCGCTTTGCAAAGCAGACGAAAATTCCCCTCGAACAAGTAAAACGGGATTTTCCGTACATTGCCGCCTCACATTCCTCACCGATTTTCAGGAATTTGAGTAAAGAAGATGCGGCGCTGCAAAACGGAAAAGCCGAAAACCTTGCGCTTGCGGCGCAGCGAGTAAACGGAACGCTTGTAAAAAGCGGAGAGGTGTTTTCATTTTGGCGCCTGATCGGCAACCCGACAAAGCGGCGCGGCTTTAAGAGCGGCATGATGCTTGTAAACGGAAAACCTTCGGCGCGCATCGGCGGGGGCTTATGTGCGCTTTCAAATCTTATTTACTGGATGACGCTCCATACGCCGCTTACGGTAACGGAACGCTTCCGCCACAGTTACGACGTTTTCCCCGATTCAAACAGAACCGTGCCCTTCGGAAGCGGCGCTACCTGCGTGTACAACTACCGCGATTTAATGATTCAAAACAACACTGCTGCCGATTTTGCGCTTTTTGTGTGGCTGGAAAACGGAATGCTCTGCGGACAGTGGCGGAGTAACGCTCCAATCGGAGACAAGTATGAAGTCTACCAAAAATCGCACGCTATCACCTGCGAAGGTGCCGGCATTTACGTGCGGCACAACACGCTGTACCGCAAACATTTTGCCGTACATTCCGGCGCGCGTACGTTAATCGCCGATGAAAAAATCACCGAAAACCACGCTCTTATGATGTACGAGCCGCTTTTGGAACGCGGTACTGAAAAAGAGCCGTAA
- a CDS encoding sodium-dependent transporter: protein MQRETLASRLGFLFLSAGCAIGLGNVWRFPYITGVYGGGAFVIMYLIFLIILGLPVIIMEFSVGRASRQNIGGAFRKLEPAGTKWHVFGYVAIAGNYLLMMFYTTVAGWMLYYFYAMAKGDLKGLSPEQTGSFFGSMLANPSVNVVWMLITVAIGFLVCAGGLRNSVEKVAKIMMSFLFVIMLLLVIRAVTLPGASKGIAFYLKPDFNRMIANGFWSAVYAAMGQAFFTLSLGIGAMTIFGSYIEKERSLTGESLSILGLDTLAAFMAGMIIFPTSAAFGVDAGAGPGLVFVTLPNIFNALPLGRLWGSLFFVFMSFAAMTTVIAVFENIVSYAIDILHWSRKKAVIVNAVAISILSLPCALGFNVLSHIQPMGSGTSFLDLEDFIVSNNLLPLGSMVFLLFCCRKNGWGWNNFIAEADAGKGLRFPTKLRFYITWILPAIVFAIFILGYIEKFGK from the coding sequence ATGCAAAGAGAAACGTTGGCAAGCAGACTGGGCTTTTTATTTTTGTCGGCAGGGTGCGCAATCGGATTGGGAAACGTATGGCGCTTTCCGTACATAACGGGCGTTTACGGCGGCGGCGCCTTTGTTATTATGTATTTGATTTTTTTAATTATCCTCGGACTTCCCGTCATTATTATGGAATTCTCGGTCGGGCGCGCATCGCGGCAAAACATCGGCGGCGCTTTCCGCAAGCTCGAACCCGCAGGCACCAAGTGGCACGTGTTCGGTTACGTTGCCATCGCCGGCAACTATCTTTTAATGATGTTTTATACGACGGTTGCGGGCTGGATGCTGTACTATTTTTACGCAATGGCAAAGGGCGATTTAAAAGGACTTTCCCCCGAACAGACCGGATCGTTTTTCGGTTCGATGCTCGCAAATCCTTCCGTAAACGTCGTATGGATGCTTATCACGGTCGCGATCGGTTTTCTCGTATGCGCGGGGGGCCTCCGCAACAGCGTTGAAAAAGTCGCAAAAATAATGATGTCGTTTTTATTTGTGATTATGCTGCTGCTTGTCATCCGCGCGGTAACGCTGCCGGGAGCATCGAAGGGGATCGCCTTTTATCTGAAACCCGATTTTAACCGCATGATTGCGAACGGTTTTTGGAGTGCCGTTTACGCCGCCATGGGGCAAGCTTTTTTTACGCTCAGCCTCGGTATCGGCGCAATGACCATTTTCGGAAGTTACATTGAAAAAGAACGCAGCTTAACCGGCGAATCCTTAAGTATTTTAGGCTTGGATACCTTGGCGGCTTTTATGGCCGGCATGATTATCTTTCCGACAAGCGCGGCTTTCGGCGTCGATGCCGGAGCGGGTCCCGGACTCGTGTTCGTAACCCTGCCCAATATTTTCAACGCGCTTCCGCTCGGAAGACTCTGGGGCAGCCTCTTTTTCGTATTTATGAGTTTTGCGGCAATGACGACCGTTATAGCGGTTTTTGAAAACATCGTTTCGTATGCGATAGACATTCTGCATTGGAGCCGCAAAAAAGCCGTCATCGTCAACGCCGTTGCGATAAGTATTTTGTCGCTTCCGTGCGCCTTAGGCTTTAACGTGCTTTCGCACATACAGCCCATGGGAAGCGGCACCAGCTTTTTGGATTTGGAAGACTTTATCGTCAGCAACAACCTTTTGCCGCTCGGTTCAATGGTATTTTTGCTTTTTTGCTGCCGCAAAAACGGCTGGGGCTGGAACAACTTTATCGCCGAAGCGGATGCGGGCAAGGGCTTGCGCTTTCCGACAAAACTGCGTTTTTACATCACGTGGATTTTGCCGGCAATCGTATTCGCGATTTTTATTCTCGGTTATATAGAAAAGTTCGGGAAATAG
- the deoD gene encoding purine-nucleoside phosphorylase codes for MSTHIGAKEGQIAQTVLLPGDPLRAQFIAETFLEGAECYNKVRGMFGFTGTYKGKRISVQGTGMGQPSLSIYVNELFQFYGVQNAIRVGTCGAVHTSTKVRDVILASSACTDSSLMTQRFGSLHFAPTANFELLEKARSVALEKKVAHHVGSVASSDLFYDENENWKLWARYGVLGIEMEAAELYTLAAKFGKKALAILTVSDHIATGESTSSEERQLTFKQMMEIALETAAAVTN; via the coding sequence ATGAGTACGCATATTGGGGCAAAAGAAGGTCAAATTGCACAAACGGTGCTGCTGCCGGGGGATCCGCTCCGCGCGCAGTTTATAGCGGAAACGTTTTTGGAAGGCGCCGAATGCTACAACAAAGTGCGCGGCATGTTCGGTTTTACGGGAACGTATAAAGGAAAGCGCATTTCCGTTCAGGGAACGGGTATGGGGCAGCCGTCGCTGTCGATTTACGTGAACGAACTGTTTCAGTTTTACGGTGTACAAAACGCAATCCGCGTGGGAACCTGCGGCGCCGTTCATACGAGTACAAAGGTGCGCGACGTTATTCTCGCTTCGAGTGCATGCACCGATTCATCTTTGATGACGCAGCGCTTCGGTTCTTTGCACTTTGCGCCGACGGCGAATTTTGAACTGCTCGAAAAAGCGCGCTCGGTTGCGCTCGAAAAAAAAGTTGCGCATCACGTAGGCTCGGTCGCTTCGAGCGATTTGTTTTATGACGAAAACGAAAACTGGAAGCTGTGGGCGCGCTACGGCGTTTTGGGTATCGAAATGGAAGCCGCCGAACTGTACACGCTTGCGGCAAAATTCGGCAAAAAAGCGCTTGCAATCCTTACCGTGTCCGACCACATCGCAACCGGCGAAAGCACATCTTCCGAAGAACGCCAGCTGACGTTTAAACAGATGATGGAAATCGCGTTGGAAACCGCCGCGGCAGTAACAAACTGA
- a CDS encoding acyltransferase — MPISLKRFLVNKLSDLLPSSCFAYRRFILRFAGVHIAKTAKINEGFRVYGRGNVDIGDNAWIGKNCTLYTMPGCTVAFGKNCDIGPETCFNCQSHKTGTPEHRAGTCSAHDIKIGSGVWIGMRSTVLCSQIGSGAVIGAASLVLKDVPPNVLCAGNPAEIKKTLPFS, encoded by the coding sequence ATGCCGATTTCTTTAAAAAGATTTTTAGTCAACAAACTGTCGGATTTGCTTCCGTCGTCGTGCTTTGCATATCGAAGATTTATTTTGCGGTTTGCCGGCGTACATATTGCAAAAACCGCCAAAATTAACGAAGGGTTTCGCGTGTACGGCCGGGGCAATGTCGATATCGGCGACAATGCGTGGATAGGCAAAAACTGTACGCTGTACACAATGCCCGGCTGTACCGTCGCCTTCGGAAAAAACTGCGATATAGGACCGGAAACCTGTTTTAATTGTCAAAGCCACAAAACGGGAACGCCGGAACATCGGGCGGGTACGTGCAGCGCGCACGATATAAAAATCGGAAGCGGGGTATGGATCGGTATGCGCTCAACCGTTCTGTGTTCCCAAATCGGTTCGGGTGCGGTTATCGGAGCGGCGTCGCTCGTTTTAAAAGATGTCCCGCCGAACGTACTGTGCGCGGGAAATCCCGCCGAAATCAAAAAGACTTTGCCTTTTTCCTGA
- a CDS encoding NfeD family protein, giving the protein MKEMLTQHLPWVWFVLAVVCFAAEGMTMQLTTIWFAIAALFMVFVSLLPIAAVYQICLFLILACALLILTRPFALKKLKANKTKTNADALIGQKALVTQTIGELEKGEIKIEGKRWSAKSASGTGIEKGSECLIEKIEGVTCVVRKVQ; this is encoded by the coding sequence ATGAAAGAAATGTTGACGCAGCATCTTCCGTGGGTGTGGTTCGTTCTCGCCGTAGTGTGCTTTGCGGCCGAAGGCATGACAATGCAGCTTACAACCATTTGGTTTGCGATCGCCGCTCTCTTTATGGTGTTCGTGTCGCTTTTGCCCATAGCGGCCGTGTACCAAATATGCCTGTTTTTAATTCTTGCCTGCGCGCTGCTGATTTTAACCCGCCCCTTTGCGCTGAAAAAACTGAAAGCAAACAAAACGAAAACAAATGCCGACGCGCTTATCGGACAAAAAGCCCTCGTAACACAAACCATAGGCGAGCTTGAAAAAGGCGAAATAAAAATCGAAGGCAAACGGTGGTCGGCAAAAAGCGCATCGGGCACCGGTATCGAAAAAGGCAGCGAATGCCTCATCGAAAAAATTGAAGGCGTTACCTGCGTCGTGCGCAAGGTACAGTAA
- a CDS encoding SPFH domain-containing protein, with amino-acid sequence MSLYAFIAVALLILIVIIPNIRIVPQSKAFIVERLGGYMCTWSVGLHVKIPFIDRIANRVSLKERVLDFKPQPVITKDNVTMMIDTVIYFQITDPKLFTYGVENPMNAIENLSATTLRNIIGELELDGTLTSRDVINTRMRSILDEATDPWGIKVNRVEVKNIIPPDSIQEAMEKQMRAERERRESILIAEGQKQSAILVAEGKKASLILEAEAAKEAAIRKAEGEAQAIREVQKATADGLAMIKDVCADEAVIRLRSLEALEKAADGQATKIIIPSDIQNLAGIVTSVAELASGGVKKAKA; translated from the coding sequence ATGTCGTTATACGCATTCATTGCCGTCGCTCTGTTGATTTTGATTGTCATCATTCCGAATATCAGAATCGTCCCGCAGTCAAAAGCCTTTATCGTTGAACGCTTGGGCGGCTATATGTGCACGTGGTCGGTGGGACTTCACGTAAAAATTCCGTTTATCGACCGCATTGCAAACCGGGTATCGCTCAAAGAGCGCGTGCTCGATTTTAAGCCGCAGCCGGTTATCACCAAAGACAACGTTACGATGATGATCGACACCGTTATTTATTTTCAAATAACCGACCCGAAACTGTTTACCTACGGCGTCGAAAATCCGATGAATGCCATCGAAAATTTGTCGGCAACGACGCTGCGCAATATTATCGGCGAGCTTGAATTGGACGGTACGCTTACGAGCCGCGACGTCATCAACACGAGAATGCGCAGCATTTTGGACGAAGCGACCGACCCGTGGGGCATCAAAGTAAATCGCGTTGAAGTAAAAAACATCATTCCGCCGGATTCCATTCAGGAAGCGATGGAAAAGCAAATGCGGGCCGAACGCGAGCGCCGCGAATCCATTTTAATTGCCGAAGGTCAAAAGCAGTCCGCCATCCTCGTCGCCGAAGGTAAAAAGGCCTCGCTTATTTTGGAAGCCGAAGCAGCAAAAGAAGCGGCCATACGCAAAGCCGAAGGCGAAGCGCAGGCGATCCGCGAAGTGCAAAAGGCAACCGCCGACGGTCTTGCGATGATTAAGGACGTATGTGCCGACGAAGCGGTTATCCGGCTGCGCAGTTTGGAAGCGCTCGAAAAAGCCGCCGACGGTCAGGCAACAAAGATTATCATTCCGTCGGACATCCAAAACCTCGCCGGGATCGTTACCTCCGTTGCCGAACTTGCTTCAGGCGGCGTAAAAAAAGCCAAAGCGTAA
- a CDS encoding MATE family efflux transporter, translating to MNAAVQKSIDFTEGALRKKLLLFVLPILAGTVLQQLYVTADAVIIGKYTGKIGLAAIDSVYALIRLPVLFFAGISAGASIIVSYSYGAKDFKKLGTAVHTAVLFALTGGIALSAAGIVGSPYILNLIAVPAEIYDYALSYVQIYFAGFVFMMLYNICAGILRALGDSKTPLYILIISCFTNIALDILFIGYFKWSTAGAAIATSIAQCISAVFAFAALIQSKTEGRLYPKKLRFHSQTLKRILITGVPIGIQSAFYPIANILIQSGINASGTDNIAAWALCGKLDFLIWFSVGAVADGVSVCAAQNYGAGKIDRVKKGTLFGIFAGTLTVLIISALLYLYSDTFAKLFISANDYDVIAITVRIMHFIAPFYVFYVFGDLFSASIRGSGKTFTAMLVSLLTICGSRVLWMLYIAATGADFMRIIVCYPLSWFLHSLAFTVYYLIYTRKNFKLSA from the coding sequence ATGAATGCGGCAGTACAAAAAAGCATAGACTTCACTGAAGGAGCGCTTCGGAAAAAACTCTTACTTTTTGTACTGCCCATACTTGCAGGTACCGTTTTACAGCAGCTTTACGTTACTGCCGATGCCGTCATTATCGGAAAATATACGGGAAAAATCGGCTTGGCCGCCATAGATTCCGTATATGCCCTGATTCGGCTTCCCGTATTGTTTTTTGCCGGCATTTCCGCAGGCGCTTCCATCATCGTTTCCTATTCCTACGGAGCAAAAGACTTTAAAAAGCTCGGCACTGCCGTTCATACGGCGGTTTTATTTGCCCTTACAGGTGGAATTGCTTTATCGGCGGCGGGCATCGTCGGCTCCCCTTATATTTTAAATCTTATCGCGGTTCCCGCCGAAATCTACGATTACGCTTTATCATACGTACAAATATATTTTGCGGGCTTTGTGTTTATGATGCTGTATAACATTTGTGCAGGAATTCTTCGTGCTTTGGGCGATTCAAAAACACCCCTGTACATTTTAATAATATCCTGCTTTACGAATATCGCTTTGGACATACTCTTTATAGGGTACTTTAAATGGAGTACCGCCGGAGCGGCCATTGCAACCTCAATCGCCCAATGTATAAGTGCGGTTTTTGCCTTTGCGGCATTGATACAATCGAAAACCGAGGGCAGATTGTACCCGAAAAAACTGCGCTTTCACAGCCAAACATTAAAGCGCATCCTTATAACCGGCGTACCGATAGGGATTCAATCGGCATTTTATCCTATAGCAAACATACTTATTCAATCGGGCATAAACGCTTCGGGTACCGACAATATAGCCGCATGGGCACTGTGCGGAAAACTTGATTTTTTAATATGGTTTTCCGTCGGGGCGGTTGCCGACGGCGTTTCCGTTTGTGCGGCGCAAAATTACGGTGCGGGAAAAATCGACCGGGTTAAAAAAGGAACCTTATTCGGTATTTTTGCGGGTACGCTCACCGTGTTGATTATCAGCGCCCTATTGTATTTGTACAGCGACACTTTTGCGAAATTGTTCATAAGCGCAAACGATTATGATGTGATTGCCATTACCGTGCGTATAATGCATTTTATAGCCCCCTTTTATGTGTTTTATGTATTCGGCGATTTATTTTCCGCTTCAATACGGGGGTCGGGAAAAACCTTTACGGCAATGCTTGTGTCGCTGCTTACAATATGCGGATCGCGTGTTTTATGGATGCTGTATATAGCCGCCACAGGAGCTGACTTTATGAGGATTATAGTATGTTATCCTCTTTCATGGTTTTTGCATTCGCTTGCCTTTACGGTGTATTATTTGATTTACACACGGAAGAATTTCAAATTATCGGCTTAG
- a CDS encoding GNAT family N-acetyltransferase: MNDITVTNGISGKNKERVIEWTNSRGADFLAQWAGPKLAFPLTQEQFEQMENLYSVFHDGAFIGMIQKIKTENNNVHIGRFIIDPEQTGKGFGKEALLQFMKTIFSDKNIHSITLTVSDTNAHAKQLYEKVGFKIKETVDAPAKKFIMIAFAN, from the coding sequence ATGAACGACATTACAGTAACCAACGGCATAAGCGGCAAAAACAAAGAGCGTGTCATCGAGTGGACCAATAGCCGCGGCGCGGACTTTTTGGCGCAATGGGCGGGGCCGAAACTTGCATTTCCGTTAACGCAGGAACAGTTCGAACAAATGGAAAACCTGTATTCCGTTTTTCATGACGGCGCCTTTATCGGCATGATTCAAAAAATCAAAACGGAAAATAACAACGTGCATATCGGCCGCTTTATTATAGATCCGGAACAAACGGGCAAAGGATTCGGTAAAGAAGCTTTATTGCAATTTATGAAAACAATCTTCAGCGACAAAAACATACATTCGATAACCTTAACCGTATCGGATACCAACGCGCATGCAAAACAGCTTTACGAAAAAGTCGGGTTTAAAATCAAAGAAACCGTCGATGCGCCCGCAAAAAAATTCATTATGATTGCCTTTGCAAATTGA
- a CDS encoding M18 family aminopeptidase codes for MNTQNAKQLIDFIDASPSAFHAVHNAASLLEKHGFKRLKREDDFALEKGGAYYTEYNGSALVAWRMSRTGGIENGFRIIASHSDSPGFKIKPRPEIAVQNHYVKLNTEVYGGPILSTWFDRPLSAAGRVVLKNKNNGESILGCESVLFDFEKPVLTIPNLAIHMNREINEGFAINKQKDTLPLLGILNDACEADNFLLTLIAEKLGVPAERISDFDLYLYDTHKGCFAGAGGEFFSCGKIDNLGMLYPSVEALALAKPCDCIQVAVVFDNEEVGSASAQGAGSPFFHDTLNRIAAAVCKDNTYERMQRSLAKSFMISADQAHALHPNYPEKNDVTNFPLINKGPVIKSAASMSYTSDAVSSAVFKEVCRRANVPCQIFVNRSDIKGGSTIGPISSAHVHIRSVDIGNPILAMHSVRELGGTQDQKYISKAFAEFYTCS; via the coding sequence ATGAATACGCAAAACGCAAAACAACTTATCGATTTTATAGACGCAAGTCCTTCCGCATTCCATGCGGTACACAACGCCGCTTCTCTTTTGGAAAAACACGGGTTTAAGCGCTTAAAGCGCGAAGACGACTTTGCCTTGGAAAAAGGCGGTGCTTACTATACGGAATACAATGGGAGCGCTCTTGTCGCTTGGCGGATGAGCCGCACGGGCGGCATCGAAAACGGCTTCAGAATTATCGCAAGCCACAGCGATTCTCCCGGTTTTAAAATAAAACCGCGACCGGAAATCGCCGTCCAAAATCACTACGTAAAACTGAACACGGAAGTGTACGGCGGCCCGATTTTATCGACGTGGTTCGACCGTCCGCTGTCGGCCGCAGGCCGCGTCGTTTTAAAAAATAAAAACAACGGCGAAAGCATTTTGGGCTGCGAAAGCGTACTGTTCGACTTTGAAAAACCGGTGCTGACGATTCCGAACCTTGCGATCCATATGAACCGCGAAATAAACGAAGGCTTTGCGATCAATAAGCAAAAAGATACGCTGCCGCTTTTAGGCATACTGAACGATGCCTGCGAAGCCGATAATTTTTTGCTTACGCTCATTGCCGAAAAACTGGGCGTTCCCGCCGAGCGCATTTCCGACTTCGACTTGTATCTGTACGATACGCACAAGGGCTGCTTTGCGGGAGCGGGCGGCGAGTTTTTTTCGTGCGGCAAAATCGACAATCTCGGCATGCTGTATCCGTCGGTAGAAGCGCTCGCGCTTGCAAAACCCTGCGATTGCATACAGGTTGCGGTTGTCTTCGATAATGAAGAAGTCGGCTCTGCAAGCGCCCAGGGAGCCGGAAGTCCCTTTTTCCACGACACGTTGAACCGTATCGCTGCTGCCGTGTGCAAGGACAATACGTATGAACGCATGCAGCGCTCGCTTGCAAAATCCTTTATGATTTCCGCCGATCAGGCGCACGCCCTTCATCCGAATTATCCGGAAAAAAACGATGTAACCAATTTTCCGCTTATAAACAAGGGACCGGTTATAAAAAGCGCCGCGTCGATGAGCTATACGTCGGATGCCGTTTCATCGGCCGTGTTCAAAGAAGTGTGCCGCCGCGCAAACGTTCCCTGTCAAATATTCGTAAACCGCTCCGATATAAAAGGCGGCTCGACAATAGGCCCCATTTCAAGTGCTCACGTACACATACGCAGCGTCGATATCGGGAACCCCATCCTGGCCATGCATTCCGTGCGTGAACTCGGCGGCACGCAAGACCAGAAGTATATATCGAAAGCCTTTGCCGAATTTTATACCTGCAGCTGA
- a CDS encoding carbohydrate-binding domain-containing protein yields the protein MKTLKNKVRTFGIVLLITAILGCQAAAKQSTVQAQTAVEQRDTSQAFTRDDFDAAYNASSAKINIASLANISASGVRVSGKTATISAAGTYILSGSANDVCISVDAPDAEVRLVLDNLSISNSSAAPVYVKNAAKVYVTLAENSTNTLSVNGEFVKIDGAKAEAVIFAQSDLTLNGSGTLNAAAQNGSGIASKKNLAITGGTFSISASSHALKGKDNVNIADGSFTLTSGKDGIHSENDDNAESGNIYIKGGTFVISAEGEALDAINNIKIDGGNIDVVQSDEGIEATTIDINGGKITLVSSDDGINASYSDKEEIAEKSAGTAASASSISSSARNKGGMQNISEQAMRTYLNIAGGEITIDSQADGIDSNGSVYVSGGTVRILGPASDNDAALDYDVTAVITGGEFIASGSAGMAQGFSEESTQASFVATFSKTVSGNISVTDKTGKIIVQTNSGKSFRSVVVSSKDLKVGETYTVKAGNESVSVTLSSITTGGGMQRGSGGIKGGRNQKGFAFPPPAR from the coding sequence ATGAAAACGTTAAAAAACAAAGTACGGACATTCGGAATCGTCTTATTGATTACGGCGATATTGGGCTGCCAAGCGGCGGCAAAACAAAGTACGGTACAAGCGCAAACGGCCGTCGAACAGCGGGACACGTCGCAGGCGTTTACAAGGGACGACTTCGATGCGGCCTATAATGCATCAAGCGCGAAGATAAACATCGCCTCGCTTGCAAACATTTCGGCAAGCGGCGTGCGCGTAAGCGGAAAAACGGCAACGATAAGCGCTGCGGGAACATACATTCTTTCCGGAAGTGCAAACGATGTGTGCATAAGCGTCGATGCGCCGGACGCCGAAGTACGATTGGTACTCGACAATTTGAGCATAAGCAATTCTTCGGCGGCACCCGTATACGTAAAAAACGCCGCCAAGGTGTATGTTACTCTTGCCGAAAACAGCACAAATACGCTGTCGGTGAACGGCGAGTTTGTAAAAATCGACGGCGCAAAAGCAGAAGCGGTTATCTTTGCGCAATCGGACTTAACACTGAACGGTTCGGGCACACTGAACGCGGCGGCTCAAAACGGAAGCGGTATCGCGTCGAAAAAGAATTTGGCAATTACCGGCGGTACCTTCAGCATCAGTGCTTCTTCCCATGCGCTTAAAGGCAAGGACAATGTGAACATCGCGGACGGCAGCTTTACGCTCACATCCGGCAAAGACGGTATTCACAGCGAAAACGACGACAACGCCGAATCGGGCAATATCTACATTAAAGGCGGTACCTTTGTCATCAGTGCCGAAGGCGAAGCACTCGACGCAATCAACAATATCAAAATCGACGGCGGAAACATCGACGTCGTACAATCCGACGAAGGCATTGAAGCGACGACAATCGATATAAACGGCGGAAAAATCACGCTTGTTTCGTCTGACGACGGCATAAATGCTTCATACAGCGATAAGGAAGAAATAGCCGAAAAATCGGCGGGAACCGCTGCATCGGCTTCTTCCATATCATCTTCGGCTCGGAACAAGGGAGGAATGCAAAACATAAGCGAACAGGCAATGCGCACTTATTTGAATATTGCCGGCGGAGAAATCACCATCGATTCGCAAGCCGACGGAATCGATTCGAACGGTTCGGTGTACGTTTCGGGCGGTACCGTGCGCATACTCGGACCTGCTTCCGACAATGATGCCGCGCTCGACTATGACGTGACGGCGGTAATCACCGGCGGCGAATTTATCGCTTCGGGAAGCGCCGGCATGGCTCAGGGTTTTTCCGAAGAATCGACGCAGGCATCGTTTGTCGCAACCTTTTCAAAAACGGTAAGCGGCAACATAAGCGTAACCGATAAGACCGGAAAAATAATCGTACAAACGAACAGCGGCAAAAGCTTCCGCTCAGTTGTCGTAAGCTCGAAAGACTTAAAAGTCGGCGAAACGTACACGGTAAAAGCCGGAAACGAAAGCGTATCGGTAACGCTTTCTTCGATTACAACCGGCGGCGGTATGCAGAGAGGTTCGGGCGGTATAAAAGGCGGACGTAATCAAAAGGGATTCGCCTTCCCGCCGCCTGCAAGATAA
- a CDS encoding discoidin domain-containing protein, with the protein MEKRCIEKFILSAVLCFFAAGLSFAQSDWFMAQTRKADAKSVLATSELVEAQFAGKYLYPPINVLDGDFATVWCEAEKDGPGIGESITIEFAEPVSFDEIQIVNGFAYKDYYTKNNRVKSILLTQTAGKHFQQREYVLADGVQNWQSICFGLPQTAQTLTIKITGVYKGAKYDDTCIGDIRLLYKGKVIPFENVAPLKAAQEENSKLMLKNKAGDFEKEFFALFGNGNELYLRNERGGGFIITKSGSRISDMDNCVILEAQSNEAIVRYYKEKYGDYGADTVQEQLEKHNRKDYDYVIISRSRVWEERPRYKLGNYRILKYETIQYVETVTATLIKLDGKTVYVNGIKYTVLNPNRVIDVSFDAGP; encoded by the coding sequence ATGGAAAAACGATGTATCGAAAAATTCATATTGAGCGCCGTGTTGTGTTTTTTTGCGGCCGGTTTAAGTTTTGCCCAGTCCGATTGGTTTATGGCGCAGACGCGGAAGGCTGATGCAAAATCGGTACTTGCGACCAGCGAGTTGGTGGAAGCGCAGTTTGCCGGAAAATATCTGTATCCGCCGATCAACGTTTTGGACGGCGACTTTGCGACGGTGTGGTGCGAGGCCGAAAAAGACGGGCCGGGAATCGGCGAATCGATCACGATTGAATTTGCAGAGCCGGTCAGTTTTGACGAAATACAAATCGTAAACGGTTTTGCTTACAAAGATTATTACACAAAAAATAACCGCGTAAAATCGATTTTGCTTACACAGACTGCGGGTAAACACTTTCAGCAAAGAGAATACGTTCTTGCCGACGGAGTACAAAACTGGCAGTCGATATGTTTCGGTTTGCCTCAAACGGCACAAACGCTTACGATAAAAATTACGGGCGTATATAAAGGCGCCAAATACGACGACACCTGTATCGGTGATATACGTTTACTCTACAAGGGAAAGGTTATTCCGTTTGAAAATGTTGCGCCGCTCAAAGCCGCGCAGGAAGAAAATTCAAAGCTGATGCTTAAAAACAAAGCCGGCGATTTTGAAAAGGAATTTTTCGCCCTATTCGGAAACGGAAACGAATTGTATTTACGGAATGAGCGGGGCGGCGGTTTTATCATTACAAAAAGCGGGTCTCGTATATCCGACATGGATAATTGCGTTATTTTGGAAGCGCAGTCAAATGAAGCGATTGTCCGGTATTATAAAGAAAAATACGGTGACTACGGTGCCGATACCGTTCAGGAGCAACTGGAAAAGCATAACCGGAAAGATTATGACTATGTTATAATTAGCCGATCACGGGTATGGGAGGAGAGACCTCGGTATAAGCTCGGGAATTATCGGATTCTAAAATACGAAACGATACAGTATGTTGAAACCGTTACGGCAACATTGATAAAACTTGACGGAAAGACCGTGTACGTAAACGGCATAAAATATACCGTTCTCAATCCGAATCGGGTAATAGATGTGAGCTTTGATGCCGGACCCTAA